The following DNA comes from Vicinamibacterales bacterium.
CATCGACCAGTCCTTCGTATGCGCTTGAACATGCGGATCTGCTCGGCGATGGCGCGTTCGGCCGGCAGGCGTTCGACGGAGCTCGCACCATAGAAGCCATCGACGCCGCGGCACTTCGTGATGATGTATTCCGCGTCGGGCGGTTCCGAGATCGGGCCGCCGTGGCAGATGACGAGGACGTCCGGATTGACGCCGCGCGCGGCATCCGCGATCTGCTGGATCCGCGTGACGCAATCATCCAGCGTCTTCGAGCTCTTCGCCCCGATCGATCCCCCGGTGGTGACGCCCATGTGGGCCACGATGAGGTCGGCTCCGGCGCCGGCCATGCGCTCGGCCTCCGACGGATTGAAGACGTAGGGGGTCGTCAGCAGATCCATCTCGCGGGCGAGCCGGATGATGTCGACTTCGAGCTGGTAGCTCATGCCGGTTTCCTCGAACGCCTGGCGCATGTCGCCATCGAACAGACCGACCGTCGGGAAGTTCTGAATGCCGGCAAAGCCCAGCGCGCGCAGCTCTTCGAGGAAGAGCCTGGGGATGATGAACGGATCGGTCCCGTTGACCCCGGCGAGCACCGGAGTCCTCTTGACGACAGGAAGCACCTCGTAGGCCATCTCCTTGACGATCTGGTTGGCGTTCCCGTACGCGAGCAGACCCGCGGAGCTGCCGCGGCCGGCCATCCGGTAGCGGCCCGAGTTGTAGACGATCAGCAGGTCGATGCCGCCCGCCTCCTCGCTCACGGCGGACAGCCCTGTCCCGGCGCCGCCGCCGATGATCGGCT
Coding sequences within:
- a CDS encoding phosphoenolpyruvate hydrolase family protein, with protein sequence MDNSRQGILKRFREQIARGEPIIGGGAGTGLSAVSEEAGGIDLLIVYNSGRYRMAGRGSSAGLLAYGNANQIVKEMAYEVLPVVKRTPVLAGVNGTDPFIIPRLFLEELRALGFAGIQNFPTVGLFDGDMRQAFEETGMSYQLEVDIIRLAREMDLLTTPYVFNPSEAERMAGAGADLIVAHMGVTTGGSIGAKSSKTLDDCVTRIQQIADAARGVNPDVLVICHGGPISEPPDAEYIITKCRGVDGFYGASSVERLPAERAIAEQIRMFKRIRRTGR